Proteins encoded in a region of the Pseudomonas shahriarae genome:
- a CDS encoding carbonic anhydrase: MQHLIDGLRKFQSEAFSQRSDLFKQLATTQHPSTLFISCSDSRVVPELLTQQEPGDLFVIRNAGNIVPSYGPEPGGVSATVEYAVAVLGVSDIVICGHSDCGAMTAISTCKCLDHLPAVANWLRHAESAKVINAARTHASDAERLSALVRENVVAQLANLKTHPSVALALEQGRLSLHGWVYDIESGCINALDGRTARFVSLLDNPQTRAHAA, translated from the coding sequence ATGCAGCATCTCATCGACGGCTTGCGCAAGTTCCAGAGCGAAGCCTTCAGCCAGCGCAGTGACCTGTTCAAGCAACTGGCAACCACGCAACACCCCAGCACGCTGTTTATTTCCTGCTCCGACAGCCGTGTAGTCCCGGAGTTGTTGACCCAGCAGGAACCAGGCGATCTGTTTGTGATCCGCAATGCCGGCAATATCGTGCCGTCCTACGGCCCGGAGCCGGGCGGGGTCTCGGCCACGGTCGAATATGCGGTGGCCGTGCTGGGGGTCAGCGATATCGTGATTTGCGGCCATTCCGACTGCGGCGCCATGACGGCCATTTCCACCTGCAAATGCCTGGATCACTTGCCCGCCGTGGCCAACTGGCTACGCCATGCCGAGTCGGCCAAGGTGATCAACGCCGCACGTACCCATGCCTCGGATGCAGAGCGACTGAGCGCTCTGGTACGGGAAAACGTGGTCGCACAATTGGCCAACCTCAAGACTCATCCCAGCGTCGCCCTGGCGCTGGAACAGGGCCGGCTGAGCCTGCATGGCTGGGTCTACGATATCGAAAGCGGCTGCATCAACGCCCTGGATGGCCGCACCGCTCGCTTTGTATCCCTGCTGGACAATCCACAGACCCGCGCACACGCCGCCTGA
- a CDS encoding class I SAM-dependent methyltransferase: MSSQPPSSIEAEFAARCDRDHARVCADPRPPGLLRRLWLWRDERLVRQALKVAGEPGLLLDLACGAGRFWPVLAEHSNRVILASDFSQTMLDHAQSHYGAAFLRRIKTFQGSAFSIGLSANAVDCIFCLELFRHVSSVEARLTLLREFHRVSRDTVIVAVDSDSRHRQLHPPGTGQPLLSHRVEVEAEFRQAGFTVLNQQEFMPGSALWRVYVLRKRG; the protein is encoded by the coding sequence ATGTCGTCGCAACCCCCATCGTCCATCGAGGCTGAATTCGCCGCGCGCTGTGACCGTGACCACGCTCGCGTCTGTGCTGACCCACGGCCGCCAGGCTTGTTGCGGCGCCTGTGGTTATGGCGCGACGAGCGCCTGGTGCGCCAGGCTCTGAAAGTCGCGGGGGAGCCCGGCCTGTTGCTGGACCTGGCCTGTGGGGCGGGACGCTTCTGGCCGGTGCTGGCCGAGCACAGCAATCGCGTGATCCTGGCCTCGGACTTTTCCCAGACCATGCTTGATCATGCCCAGAGCCACTATGGCGCGGCCTTTCTGCGGCGGATCAAGACGTTCCAGGGTTCGGCATTTTCCATCGGCCTGTCGGCCAACGCGGTGGACTGTATTTTTTGCCTGGAACTGTTTCGCCACGTCTCCAGTGTCGAGGCGCGACTGACGCTGTTGCGCGAGTTTCACCGGGTCAGCCGCGACACGGTGATTGTCGCGGTGGACAGCGACAGCCGCCATCGTCAGCTCCACCCGCCGGGCACAGGGCAACCCTTGTTGTCCCATCGTGTGGAGGTGGAAGCGGAGTTTCGCCAGGCGGGCTTTACGGTGCTGAACCAGCAAGAGTTCATGCCCGGCTCGGCCCTGTGGCGGGTTTATGTGCTGCGCAAAAGAGGATAA
- a CDS encoding cache domain-containing protein, which yields MKGMLHATWLLLLLCFSQAQAATPNEQDAQAAKALLEKALAYYHDNGDKAFAAFSRQGEFVDKDRYVFVVDTKGVLLASGGPSSALIGRDVSEVLGPDLRQSFKAALKIPEGNGIQQAEYRWQNWNDGKVERKHVFYQRIGQRILAVGYYLPRATPEQAKALRDKAVRELEKNEAGALKAINALQGGFLQDDLYVFVVDLDTGRYVAHGTNLRLINTDFAKVKDPDGKPVGEPILQLMKEQDQGEYEYRWKNPVTGKVENKHAYLRKSGHFLVAVGYYSP from the coding sequence ATGAAGGGAATGCTCCACGCCACCTGGCTGCTACTGTTGCTGTGTTTCAGCCAGGCCCAGGCCGCAACCCCCAATGAACAGGACGCCCAGGCCGCCAAGGCGCTGCTGGAGAAGGCCCTGGCTTATTACCACGACAACGGTGACAAGGCCTTCGCCGCCTTCAGCCGCCAGGGCGAGTTTGTCGACAAGGACCGCTATGTGTTCGTGGTCGATACCAAGGGCGTGCTGCTGGCCAGTGGCGGTCCGTCATCGGCGCTGATCGGGCGCGACGTGTCCGAAGTGCTCGGGCCGGACCTGCGCCAGTCGTTCAAGGCGGCGCTGAAGATCCCGGAAGGCAATGGCATCCAGCAGGCCGAGTACCGCTGGCAGAACTGGAACGACGGCAAGGTGGAGCGCAAACATGTGTTCTACCAGCGCATCGGCCAGCGCATCCTGGCCGTCGGCTATTACCTGCCCCGGGCCACACCCGAACAGGCCAAGGCCCTGCGGGACAAGGCGGTCAGGGAACTGGAGAAAAACGAAGCCGGCGCGTTGAAAGCCATCAATGCGCTGCAAGGCGGCTTTTTGCAGGACGACCTGTATGTGTTTGTGGTCGACCTGGATACCGGGCGCTATGTGGCCCACGGCACAAACCTGCGCCTGATCAACACCGACTTCGCCAAGGTCAAGGACCCGGACGGCAAGCCCGTGGGCGAGCCGATCCTGCAACTGATGAAGGAGCAGGATCAGGGGGAATATGAATACCGCTGGAAAAACCCGGTGACCGGCAAGGTGGAAAACAAGCATGCCTATCTGCGTAAGAGCGGGCATTTTCTGGTGGCGGTGGGTTACTACAGCCCGTAA
- the cynS gene encoding cyanase yields the protein MLQSQLSQTPRLALADTVIDIKARKNLSWQDLSDGTGLSLAFVTAALLGQHPLPKDAADVVCAKLGLDADASRLLQSVPLRGSIPGGIPTDPTVYRFYEMLQVYGSTLKALVHEQFGDGIISAINFKLDIKKVEDPDGGSRAVITLDGKYLPTQPF from the coding sequence ATGCTGCAATCCCAATTGTCCCAAACCCCACGCCTGGCCCTGGCCGACACCGTGATTGATATCAAGGCCCGCAAAAACCTGTCCTGGCAGGACCTCAGCGACGGCACCGGCCTGAGCCTGGCGTTCGTCACCGCGGCCCTGCTCGGGCAACACCCGCTGCCCAAGGACGCAGCCGATGTGGTGTGCGCCAAACTGGGCCTGGACGCGGACGCCAGCCGTCTGCTGCAAAGCGTGCCTCTGCGCGGCAGCATCCCCGGTGGCATTCCGACGGACCCGACCGTGTACCGTTTCTATGAAATGCTGCAGGTCTATGGTTCAACCCTCAAAGCCCTGGTCCACGAGCAGTTTGGCGATGGCATCATCAGCGCCATCAACTTCAAGCTGGACATCAAAAAGGTCGAAGACCCGGACGGCGGCTCCCGCGCGGTCATTACCCTGGACGGAAAATACCTGCCGACCCAGCCGTTCTAA
- the pobA gene encoding 4-hydroxybenzoate 3-monooxygenase translates to MKTQVAIIGAGPSGLLLGQLLHNAGIETLILERQAPDYVLGRIRAGVLEQGMVDLLLQAGVSQRMDAEGLVHAGFELALNGRLQHIDLKSLTGGKTVMIYGQTEVTRDLMAAREQAGAITLYEARNVQPHDLKGERPWLTFEHQGQHVRLDCDYIAGCDGFHGVARQSIPADVLQTFERVYPFGWLGILADTPPVHAELVYAKHPRGFALCSMRSPSRSRYYLQVPAEESLEAWSDQRFWDELKARLPDELAAQLVTGPSIEKSIAPLRSFVVEPMQYGRLFLLGDAAHIVPPTGAKGLNLAASDVSTLFSILRKVYREGRVELLEKYSQICLRRIWKAERFSWWMTSMLHQFPEADGFSQRIAQSELEYFVESQAGRKTIAENYVGLPYEAIE, encoded by the coding sequence CTGAAAACCCAAGTCGCCATTATCGGCGCCGGCCCTTCGGGGCTGCTGCTCGGCCAGTTGCTGCACAATGCGGGGATTGAAACCCTGATTCTTGAGCGCCAGGCCCCCGACTATGTCCTCGGACGTATTCGCGCCGGTGTGCTGGAGCAGGGCATGGTCGACCTGTTGCTCCAGGCCGGGGTCAGCCAGCGAATGGACGCCGAGGGCCTGGTACATGCAGGCTTCGAGCTGGCGCTGAACGGGCGCTTGCAACATATCGACCTGAAATCCCTGACCGGCGGCAAGACCGTGATGATCTACGGCCAGACCGAAGTCACCCGCGACCTGATGGCGGCCCGCGAGCAAGCCGGTGCGATCACCCTGTATGAAGCGCGCAATGTTCAGCCCCACGACCTCAAGGGCGAACGGCCCTGGCTGACCTTCGAGCACCAGGGCCAACACGTGCGCCTGGACTGCGACTACATCGCTGGCTGCGATGGCTTCCACGGCGTGGCACGCCAGTCGATCCCCGCCGATGTGCTCCAGACCTTCGAGCGGGTCTACCCGTTCGGCTGGCTGGGTATCCTTGCCGACACCCCGCCGGTCCACGCCGAACTGGTCTACGCCAAGCACCCACGCGGCTTTGCCCTGTGCAGCATGCGTTCGCCCAGCCGCAGCCGTTATTACCTGCAGGTGCCGGCCGAGGAGTCGCTTGAGGCATGGTCCGACCAGCGCTTCTGGGATGAACTCAAGGCGCGCCTGCCCGATGAGTTGGCCGCGCAATTGGTGACCGGGCCGTCGATCGAAAAGAGCATCGCCCCGCTGCGCAGTTTCGTGGTGGAGCCGATGCAGTACGGGCGCCTGTTCCTGCTGGGGGACGCCGCCCATATCGTGCCACCCACCGGCGCCAAGGGCCTGAACCTGGCGGCCAGCGATGTCAGCACCTTGTTCAGCATCTTGCGCAAGGTGTACCGGGAAGGGCGCGTGGAGTTGCTGGAGAAATATTCACAGATCTGCCTGCGGCGCATCTGGAAGGCTGAACGGTTTTCCTGGTGGATGACCTCGATGCTGCACCAGTTTCCCGAGGCGGATGGCTTCAGCCAACGTATTGCCCAGAGCGAGCTGGAGTACTTTGTCGAGTCGCAGGCGGGGCGCAAAACCATTGCAGAAAATTACGTCGGACTTCCTTACGAGGCTATCGAGTAG
- a CDS encoding YcgL domain-containing protein, which yields MKHICSIYRSPKRAGMYLYVLKSDALERVPEGLLTVFGKPVHAFNLVLTPERKLQQEDIVAVLDNLQKQGYHLQMPPPDDEYIEHLPEELLRRNDPM from the coding sequence TTGAAACATATTTGTTCCATCTACCGCAGCCCGAAACGCGCAGGCATGTACCTCTATGTGCTCAAAAGCGATGCCCTGGAACGCGTGCCCGAGGGCCTGCTGACCGTGTTCGGCAAGCCGGTACACGCGTTCAACCTGGTGCTGACGCCGGAACGCAAACTGCAGCAGGAAGATATCGTCGCGGTCCTGGACAACCTGCAAAAGCAGGGCTACCACCTGCAAATGCCACCGCCGGATGACGAGTACATCGAGCATCTGCCCGAAGAACTGCTGCGCCGTAACGACCCGATGTGA
- the cynR gene encoding transcriptional regulator CynR, translated as MLLRHIRYLLAVAEHRNFTRAAEALHVSQPTLSQQIKQLEESLGAPLLDRSGRSVNLTDAGQAYVRFARLALQDLQAGTRAMHDVQDLSRGNLRLAMTPTFTAYLIGPLLARFYRQYPGITVSVEEMPQDRLERALTEDLLDIGIGFSGEHMPDIECQGVFVEELSVVASASHPTLKRKQWLKLADFKQQPLVLLNSGFATRRYIDDYCRTLEITPQIAMQANSISAVIEIIRHTQLATILPREVAMAQQGLHAVQLRPPLPQRTVALLSRKGAYRSAACRAFVDVVSGWRMFSHPESELHQD; from the coding sequence ATGCTGCTACGTCATATCCGCTACCTGCTGGCCGTCGCCGAACACCGTAACTTCACGCGGGCTGCCGAAGCGTTGCATGTGTCGCAGCCGACATTGTCGCAACAGATCAAGCAACTTGAAGAGAGCCTGGGGGCACCGCTGCTGGATCGTTCCGGGCGCAGTGTCAACCTGACCGACGCGGGCCAGGCCTATGTGCGGTTTGCCCGCCTGGCGCTGCAGGATCTGCAGGCGGGCACCCGGGCCATGCATGACGTGCAGGACCTGAGCCGCGGCAATTTACGCCTGGCCATGACCCCGACGTTCACCGCGTACCTGATCGGGCCGCTGCTGGCCCGGTTTTATCGGCAGTATCCGGGGATCACCGTCAGCGTCGAGGAAATGCCCCAGGACCGTCTTGAGCGCGCGCTGACCGAGGATCTGCTGGATATCGGCATTGGCTTCAGCGGCGAGCACATGCCAGACATCGAATGCCAAGGCGTGTTTGTCGAGGAGTTGAGCGTAGTGGCCAGCGCCAGTCATCCAACCTTGAAGCGCAAACAGTGGCTCAAGCTGGCTGACTTCAAGCAGCAACCCCTGGTGCTGTTGAACAGCGGATTTGCGACGCGACGTTACATTGATGACTATTGCCGGACGCTGGAGATAACGCCGCAGATTGCCATGCAGGCCAATTCGATCAGTGCGGTGATTGAAATTATTCGCCATACCCAACTGGCGACGATCCTGCCCCGCGAGGTGGCCATGGCCCAGCAGGGCTTGCACGCGGTGCAACTGCGCCCGCCGTTGCCGCAGCGCACGGTGGCCCTGCTCAGTCGCAAGGGCGCTTATCGCAGCGCGGCATGCCGGGCGTTTGTCGACGTGGTGAGTGGGTGGCGAATGTTTAGTCATCCTGAAAGTGAACTCCACCAAGACTGA
- a CDS encoding glutamine synthetase family protein, whose amino-acid sequence MSTVFASLHEAQSFLDQNPDIEMFELFILDSNGVPRGKLLHRDELLAVYATGRPLPSTILGLTLNGDDVENSGLVWEVGDIDCRAYPISGSLQRMPWRLIPTAAVQVSMHPEEGLPATVADPRHLLAKVIDGLKADGYYPVMAAELEFYLLDQKPDSNGRPQPARDMDGGRPRSTQVYGLRELEQIEPFLADLYSACKLQGIPARTAISEYAPGQVEITLEHRSDALQAMDEAVRYKRLVKGVAHKHGMTACFMAKPFDDLAGTGMHMHVSLADADGNNLFASEAADGTPLLRQAVGGMLSTLLDSLLLFCPNANSYRRFQSNSYAPLAATWGVDNRTVSLRVPGGPAFSRHIEHRICGADANPYLAAAAILAGIHRGIREQRDPGAPVTGNGYAQAKELLPTDWLTTLRALEGSAWAREAFGQEFLGVYLAVKRAEYRQFMGEVGEQDWRWYLHQA is encoded by the coding sequence ATGAGTACCGTCTTTGCCAGCCTGCACGAAGCCCAATCCTTTCTTGACCAAAACCCCGATATCGAGATGTTCGAGCTGTTCATCCTCGACAGCAACGGCGTGCCCCGCGGCAAGCTGCTGCACCGTGATGAACTGCTGGCGGTCTACGCCACCGGCCGGCCGCTGCCCAGTACCATCCTGGGCCTGACGCTCAATGGCGATGACGTGGAAAACTCCGGCCTGGTGTGGGAGGTGGGGGATATCGACTGCCGCGCCTACCCGATCAGCGGTAGTTTGCAGCGCATGCCGTGGCGGTTGATTCCCACGGCGGCGGTGCAGGTCAGCATGCACCCGGAGGAAGGCTTGCCGGCGACCGTGGCCGACCCCCGGCACCTGCTGGCCAAGGTCATCGACGGGCTCAAGGCCGATGGTTATTACCCGGTGATGGCGGCGGAACTGGAGTTCTACCTGCTGGACCAGAAGCCCGACAGTAACGGCCGCCCACAACCGGCGCGGGATATGGACGGCGGTCGCCCGCGCTCGACCCAGGTCTACGGCCTGCGCGAGCTGGAGCAGATCGAGCCGTTTCTGGCCGACCTGTACAGCGCCTGCAAGCTGCAAGGCATTCCCGCGCGCACGGCGATTTCCGAATACGCCCCCGGCCAGGTGGAGATCACCCTCGAGCATCGCAGCGATGCGTTGCAGGCGATGGACGAGGCGGTGCGTTACAAGCGCCTGGTCAAGGGCGTGGCCCACAAACACGGGATGACCGCCTGTTTCATGGCCAAGCCGTTCGACGACCTGGCCGGCACCGGCATGCACATGCACGTCAGCCTGGCGGACGCCGATGGCAACAATCTGTTTGCCAGCGAGGCAGCCGACGGTACGCCGCTGCTGCGCCAGGCGGTCGGCGGGATGCTCAGCACCTTGCTCGATTCCTTGCTGCTGTTCTGTCCCAACGCCAACTCTTACCGGCGTTTCCAGAGCAACAGTTATGCGCCGCTGGCGGCCACCTGGGGTGTCGACAACCGCACCGTCAGCCTGCGGGTGCCGGGTGGGCCGGCGTTTTCGCGGCATATCGAACACCGCATCTGTGGCGCCGATGCCAACCCGTACCTGGCGGCGGCGGCCATCCTTGCGGGGATCCACCGTGGCATTCGCGAGCAGCGCGATCCCGGCGCGCCGGTGACGGGCAACGGTTATGCCCAGGCCAAGGAGCTGCTGCCCACCGACTGGCTCACCACTTTGCGTGCCTTGGAAGGTTCGGCCTGGGCGCGTGAAGCGTTCGGCCAGGAATTTCTCGGCGTGTACCTGGCGGTCAAGCGGGCCGAGTACCGGCAGTTCATGGGCGAGGTGGGCGAGCAGGACTGGCGCTGGTACCTGCACCAGGCGTGA
- the rnd gene encoding ribonuclease D: MAIDIHWICDNDSLGQHCAEWQQLPFVALDTEFMRVDTFYPIAGLIQIGDGVRAYLIDPLTIDNWQPLAALLENPAVIKVVHACSEDLEVLLRLTGSLPVPLFDTQLAAAYLNLGFSMGYSRLVQAVLDIELPKGETRSDWLQRPLSETQVSYAAEDAVHLAEVYTRLRPRLSDEKYAWVLEDGAELVANLRREIDPYEVYRDAKLAWKLSRAQLAVLRELCAWREQQARARDLPRNRIVREHSLWPLAKSQPDNLAALGKIEDMHPRTVRQDGEFLLGLIKRAASVPMDQWPPAVPEPLPVDAAVLIKQLRALGQTFAERLDMAPELMLRKKTLEALVKSGYPDGPYQLPDSLRGWRRELMGQALLDSLATAGEQP, translated from the coding sequence GTGGCCATCGATATTCACTGGATCTGCGACAACGATAGCCTCGGCCAGCATTGCGCCGAATGGCAGCAGTTGCCATTCGTCGCCCTCGACACCGAATTCATGCGGGTCGACACCTTCTATCCCATCGCCGGGTTGATCCAGATCGGGGATGGTGTACGCGCTTATCTGATCGATCCCCTGACCATTGATAACTGGCAACCCCTGGCCGCCTTGCTGGAAAACCCGGCGGTGATCAAGGTGGTGCATGCCTGCAGTGAAGACCTGGAAGTGCTGCTGCGCCTGACCGGCAGCCTGCCGGTGCCATTGTTCGACACCCAACTGGCAGCCGCCTACTTGAACCTCGGTTTCTCCATGGGCTACTCGCGCCTGGTGCAAGCGGTGCTGGACATCGAGTTGCCCAAGGGCGAGACCCGTTCGGACTGGCTGCAGCGGCCATTGTCCGAGACCCAGGTCAGTTACGCCGCTGAAGACGCGGTGCACCTGGCGGAAGTCTATACACGGCTGCGTCCGCGACTGTCGGACGAAAAATACGCCTGGGTTCTGGAAGACGGCGCCGAGCTGGTGGCCAACCTGCGCCGGGAAATCGACCCTTACGAGGTGTACCGCGACGCCAAGCTGGCCTGGAAACTGTCCCGTGCCCAGCTCGCCGTCCTGCGCGAACTGTGCGCCTGGCGCGAGCAGCAAGCCCGTGCCCGCGACCTGCCACGCAACCGCATCGTCCGCGAACACTCGCTATGGCCCCTGGCCAAGTCCCAGCCGGATAACCTCGCGGCCTTGGGCAAAATCGAAGACATGCACCCGCGTACCGTGCGCCAGGACGGCGAATTCCTGCTGGGCCTGATCAAGCGTGCCGCCAGTGTGCCGATGGACCAATGGCCGCCGGCCGTGCCTGAGCCGTTGCCGGTGGATGCCGCTGTGCTGATCAAGCAACTGCGCGCGCTTGGCCAGACCTTCGCCGAACGCCTGGACATGGCCCCGGAGCTGATGCTGCGCAAGAAAACCCTCGAGGCACTGGTCAAGAGTGGCTACCCCGATGGGCCTTACCAATTGCCTGACTCGCTGCGTGGCTGGCGCCGCGAGTTGATGGGCCAGGCGCTGCTCGACAGCCTGGCCACTGCCGGAGAACAGCCTTGA
- a CDS encoding MDR family MFS transporter, producing MLAIFLGALDQTIVAVSMPAISAQFNDVNLLAWVISGYMVAMTVAVPIYGKLGDLYGRRPMMLIGMGLFTVASLFCGMAQSMEQLVLARILQGIGAGGMISVSQAIIGDIIPPRERGRYQGYFSSMYAVASVAGPVLGGYMTEYLSWRWVFLINLPLGAGAWWVAHRTLVGLPVPQRKPVIDYLGTLLMIIGLTALLLGITEIGQGHHWRDDQVLGLLACALVALSVFVWHERRAREPLLPMHLFANRSAVLCWCTIFFTSFQAISLIVLMPLRYQSVTGAGADSAALHLLPLAIGLPMGAFFAGRMTSVTGRYKPMILGGALLTPIAILGMAFSAPQSLMLSSLFMVLSGIASGMQFPTSLVGTQNSVAQHDIGVATSTTNLFRSLGGAVGVACMSALLLALLQDSSFAHLASGSMMAEGSSGNVLLDGLNAAPDPAQDALRGELLSTFRHLLMVSAAVSLLGLAAAIAMPNHLLRGREDKAR from the coding sequence ATGCTGGCGATTTTCCTCGGCGCGCTGGACCAGACCATCGTCGCCGTGTCGATGCCGGCCATTTCTGCGCAGTTCAACGACGTCAACCTGCTGGCCTGGGTCATCTCCGGCTATATGGTGGCGATGACTGTGGCCGTGCCGATCTACGGCAAGCTCGGCGACCTGTATGGGCGGCGGCCGATGATGCTGATCGGCATGGGCCTGTTTACCGTCGCCTCGCTGTTTTGTGGCATGGCGCAAAGCATGGAACAGCTGGTGCTGGCGCGCATCCTCCAGGGCATTGGCGCAGGCGGGATGATTTCCGTGAGCCAGGCGATCATCGGCGACATTATCCCGCCCCGTGAGCGTGGGCGTTACCAGGGTTACTTCAGCAGCATGTACGCGGTCGCCAGCGTGGCCGGGCCGGTGTTGGGCGGCTATATGACCGAGTACCTGTCGTGGCGCTGGGTGTTTTTGATCAACCTGCCATTGGGCGCGGGCGCCTGGTGGGTGGCCCATCGCACCCTGGTAGGGCTGCCGGTGCCGCAGCGCAAGCCGGTCATTGATTACCTCGGCACGCTGCTGATGATCATTGGCTTGACGGCGTTGTTGCTGGGCATCACCGAAATCGGCCAGGGCCATCATTGGCGTGATGATCAGGTGCTGGGCCTGCTGGCGTGTGCCTTGGTGGCGCTGAGCGTATTTGTCTGGCATGAGCGCCGGGCGCGGGAGCCCCTGTTGCCCATGCACCTGTTCGCCAACCGCAGCGCGGTGTTGTGCTGGTGCACGATTTTCTTCACCAGCTTCCAGGCCATCTCGCTGATCGTGCTGATGCCCCTGCGTTACCAGAGCGTCACCGGTGCCGGTGCCGACAGCGCCGCCTTGCATCTGCTGCCGCTGGCCATAGGCTTGCCGATGGGCGCGTTCTTTGCCGGGCGCATGACCTCGGTGACCGGTCGCTATAAACCGATGATCCTTGGCGGGGCGCTGCTCACGCCGATTGCGATCCTCGGCATGGCCTTCAGCGCACCCCAGTCGCTGATGCTCAGCAGCCTGTTCATGGTGCTCAGCGGCATTGCCTCGGGCATGCAGTTCCCGACTTCCCTGGTGGGCACGCAAAACTCGGTGGCGCAACACGACATTGGCGTCGCCACCAGCACCACCAACCTGTTCCGCTCACTGGGTGGCGCGGTTGGGGTGGCGTGCATGTCGGCCTTGCTGTTGGCGTTGTTGCAGGATTCGAGTTTTGCCCATCTGGCCAGTGGTTCGATGATGGCCGAAGGCAGCTCCGGCAATGTGCTGCTCGATGGCCTCAACGCGGCGCCTGACCCGGCGCAGGATGCGTTGCGTGGAGAGTTGCTGAGCACCTTCCGGCATTTACTGATGGTCAGTGCGGCGGTGTCGTTGCTGGGGTTGGCGGCGGCGATTGCGATGCCAAACCACCTGTTGCGGGGGCGCGAAGACAAGGCGCGATAG
- a CDS encoding helix-turn-helix domain-containing protein, translated as MTKNASPAVPVFKLYGESQQWPTPDLLHCETISRRSREYQWEIQPHRHADLCQLLYVYKGQAQLEIEGQRTTLTESTLQVLPPLCVHGFRFAEDVQGFVVTLAAPLVAHLQGQLGSTLDGLSALGSYPAGQDSDYLNSLFARLQDEYNDNFPARDMMMHALVSVLLVWISRQAIQRCHTRVPRSLEYFRRFTQLVEQHYREHPKIEDLAHKLGISVSHLNGTCRELGGQPALQIMHDRQLLEAKRLLTYTSMTINEMSDVLGFSDPTNFSRLFRRRVGFSPKVFREQLNAE; from the coding sequence ATGACCAAAAATGCCAGTCCCGCCGTTCCAGTGTTCAAACTCTATGGGGAAAGCCAACAGTGGCCGACCCCGGATTTGTTGCACTGTGAAACCATCTCCCGGCGCAGCCGTGAGTACCAGTGGGAGATCCAGCCCCACCGACATGCGGACCTGTGCCAGTTGCTCTACGTGTACAAAGGCCAGGCGCAGTTGGAGATCGAGGGCCAGCGCACGACGCTGACGGAATCGACCCTGCAAGTGCTGCCGCCGTTATGCGTGCATGGGTTTCGGTTTGCCGAGGATGTGCAAGGGTTTGTGGTGACGCTGGCTGCGCCGCTGGTGGCGCATCTGCAAGGCCAACTGGGCTCGACGTTAGATGGCTTGAGCGCCCTGGGCAGTTATCCGGCGGGCCAGGACAGTGACTACCTCAATAGCCTGTTTGCCCGGTTGCAGGATGAATACAACGACAACTTCCCGGCCCGGGACATGATGATGCACGCCCTGGTCAGCGTGCTGTTGGTGTGGATCAGCCGCCAGGCCATCCAGCGCTGCCATACCCGGGTGCCACGCAGCCTTGAGTATTTTCGGCGCTTCACCCAGTTGGTGGAGCAGCACTACCGCGAACACCCGAAGATCGAAGACCTGGCGCACAAGCTGGGGATCTCGGTGTCGCACCTCAACGGCACCTGCCGCGAACTGGGCGGGCAGCCGGCCTTGCAGATCATGCACGACCGCCAATTGCTGGAGGCCAAGCGCCTGCTGACCTACACCAGCATGACCATCAATGAAATGTCCGACGTACTGGGGTTCTCTGATCCGACGAACTTTTCTCGACTGTTTCGCCGGCGCGTCGGGTTTTCACCCAAGGTGTTTCGCGAACAGTTGAATGCAGAGTGA